The segment GTGGCGGTCGGGTCGTGGCGCATGACGCCGGAATCGCCGAGCGCACCGTCGTGGTCGAGTTCGACAGCTTCGAGCAGGCCGTCGCGGCGCGCGAGAGTGCGGCCTACCAGGAGGCGCTGGTCGCCCTCTCCGATGGCGTCGAGCGCGACTTCCGCATCGTCGAAGGCATCGACTGACCGATGTCCTGGCCGGATGTCATGGTGGTTGATGCGTGCGTGCGGCGCGACGGCCGGGGCGGTAGCCCCACGGCCGTCACCGACGACGACCCGGCGGCGACGGACGCGGACCGGCGTGCGG is part of the Streptomyces katrae genome and harbors:
- a CDS encoding DUF1330 domain-containing protein — protein: MPKGYWVSVYRTISDPEKLAAYNKLARLAVEAAGGRTIVRGGRVVAHDAGIAERTVVVEFDSFEQAVAARESAAYQEALVALSDGVERDFRIVEGID